In Xenopus tropicalis strain Nigerian chromosome 5, UCB_Xtro_10.0, whole genome shotgun sequence, one genomic interval encodes:
- the plekhb2 gene encoding pleckstrin homology domain-containing family B member 2 isoform X2 → MAYVKSGWMLRQSTILKRWKKNWFDLWSNGCLVYYSDQERQDMEDKIYMQTECISIRVGNDCRDLNLPEGRNKDCCLQIVCHEGKLINLIAESADDCLAWETALKDARTKSVIVDSNLLYDEAIYGPAPPYTPYDPPPAYGYDQYPGGYPVPGSQVIYTRDGQAYASYPYPPQGYGAPPTNHVIIRERYYDNDGDLAMGMLAGAATGMALGSLFWGF, encoded by the exons ATGGCTTACGTAAAGAGCGGTTGGATGCTTCGCCAGA GCACAATCTTAAAACGCTGGAAAAAGAACTGGTTTGATCTATGGTCCAATGGGTGCCTGGTATATTATAGTGACCAGGAACGCCAAGACATGGAAGATAAGATCTACATGCAGACAGAGTGCATCAGCATCAGAGTGGGAAATGATTGCAGAG ATTTAAACCTGCCAGAAGGACGGAATAAGGATTGCTGCCTGCAGATTGTTTGTCATGAAGGGAAACTTATTAACCTGATTGCTGAAAGTGCTGACGACTGCTT aGCTTGGGAGACTGCACTAAAGGATGCCCGAACTAAATCT GTAATTGTGGATTCCAATCTGCTGTATGATGAAGCTATTTATGGCCCTGCTCCACCCTACACTCCATATGATCCACCTCCT GCCTATGGATATGATCAGTACCCAGGGGGCTACCCAGTTCCCGGATCGCAAGTTATCTATACCAGAGATGGGCAAGCATATGCCTCCTACCCATATCCCCCACAAG GATATGGAGCACCTCCGACCAATCACGTCATCATCCGAGAGAGATACTATGACAATGATGGGGACCTTGCGATGGGAATGCTTGCAGGAGCCGCTACGGGAATGGCTCTCGGATCTCTCTTTTGGGGATTTTAA
- the plekhb2 gene encoding pleckstrin homology domain-containing family B member 2 isoform X1 translates to MNSKLAAEEPHLPHHEKEKERKGAEAMAYVKSGWMLRQSTILKRWKKNWFDLWSNGCLVYYSDQERQDMEDKIYMQTECISIRVGNDCRDLNLPEGRNKDCCLQIVCHEGKLINLIAESADDCLAWETALKDARTKSVIVDSNLLYDEAIYGPAPPYTPYDPPPAYGYDQYPGGYPVPGSQVIYTRDGQAYASYPYPPQGYGAPPTNHVIIRERYYDNDGDLAMGMLAGAATGMALGSLFWGF, encoded by the exons ATGAACAGCAAACTCGCAGCCGAGGAGCCTCATCTTCCCCATCatgagaaagagaaagagaggaaGG GAGCAGAAGCCATGGCTTACGTAAAGAGCGGTTGGATGCTTCGCCAGA GCACAATCTTAAAACGCTGGAAAAAGAACTGGTTTGATCTATGGTCCAATGGGTGCCTGGTATATTATAGTGACCAGGAACGCCAAGACATGGAAGATAAGATCTACATGCAGACAGAGTGCATCAGCATCAGAGTGGGAAATGATTGCAGAG ATTTAAACCTGCCAGAAGGACGGAATAAGGATTGCTGCCTGCAGATTGTTTGTCATGAAGGGAAACTTATTAACCTGATTGCTGAAAGTGCTGACGACTGCTT aGCTTGGGAGACTGCACTAAAGGATGCCCGAACTAAATCT GTAATTGTGGATTCCAATCTGCTGTATGATGAAGCTATTTATGGCCCTGCTCCACCCTACACTCCATATGATCCACCTCCT GCCTATGGATATGATCAGTACCCAGGGGGCTACCCAGTTCCCGGATCGCAAGTTATCTATACCAGAGATGGGCAAGCATATGCCTCCTACCCATATCCCCCACAAG GATATGGAGCACCTCCGACCAATCACGTCATCATCCGAGAGAGATACTATGACAATGATGGGGACCTTGCGATGGGAATGCTTGCAGGAGCCGCTACGGGAATGGCTCTCGGATCTCTCTTTTGGGGATTTTAA
- the sag gene encoding S-arrestin translates to MSGDKKSRHVIYKKTSRDKAVSVYLGKRDYVDHVESVDPVDGVVLVDPDLLKGKKVYVTLTCAFRYGQEDIDVIGLTFRKDLYFARTQIYPPVEDPKALTKVQERLMKKLGNNAYPFLLQFPDYLPCSVSLQPAPTDVGKACGVDFEIKAFATNNLEDRIHKKNSVRLMIRKIQYAPDQPGPKPRAETSWQFFMSDKPLHLTASLPKEVFYHGEPISVSVSVTNNSDKTVKKISASVEQVSNVVLYSSDYYIKTVALEDSQDKVPSKASYNHTFTLLPLLAYNREKREIALDGKLKHEDTNLASSTLLKEGIDRTVMGILVDYKIKVTLTVSGLLGDMTSSEVSTELPFILMHPNPESAKESEQDDDMVFEEFARDQLKDELQAEEKEEEEDDEK, encoded by the exons ATGAGTGGTGATAAGAAATCCAGACATGTCATCTATAAGAAGACCTCCCGGGATAAGGCG GTGAGCGTGTACCTGGGCAAAAGGGATTATGTTGATCATGTGGAATCTGTGGACCCAGTAG ATGGAGTTGTTCTAGTGGATCCCGaccttcttaaaggaaaaaaag TGTACGTCACCCTTACCTGTGCTTTCCGTTATGGCCAAGAGGACATTGATGTTATTGGCCTAACCTTCCGTAAAGACCTTTACTTTGCTCGGACTCAAATTTACCCACCAGTAGAGGACCCCAAGGCCTTGACCAAAGTTCAGGAGAGGCTGATGAAGAAATTAGGGAATAATGCATACCCATTTCTGCTGCAG TTCCCTGATTATCTGCCATGCTCTGTGTCTCTTCAGCCAGCTCCCACAGATGTGGGCAAG GCCTGCGGTGTGGATTTTGAAATTAAGGCATTTGCTACAAACAATTTAGAAGACAGAATTCACAAAAA GAACTCTGTTCGACTTATGATCCGCAAAATTCAATATGCGCCCGATCAGCCAGGGCCTAAACCCAGAGCGGAGACATCTTGGCAGTTCTTTATGTCAGACAAGCCTCTGCATCTGACGGCCTCTCTGCCTAAGGAG GTGTTTTATCATGGGGAGCCAATCTCTGTGTCTGTCAGCGTGACCAACAACTCCGACAAAACAGTGAAGAAAATATCTGCCTCAG TGGAACAAGTAAGTAATGTGGTGCTGTATTCCAGTGACTACTACATCAAGACGGTGGCTTTGGAGGATTCTCA GGACAAGGTACCTTCAAAGGCTTCCTATAATCACACCTTCACCCTACTGCCCCTGCTGGCATACAATCGGGAGAAGAGAGAAATTGCACTAGATGGGAAACTCAAACATGAGGACACCAACCTGGCTTCCAGCACTCT GCTTAAGGAAGGCATTGACCGTACTGTCATGGGAATCCTGGTCGACTACAAGATCAAAGTGACCCTCACTGTTTCTGG ACTACTGGGAGACATGACCTCAAG TGAGGTTTCTACGGAGCTTCCATTCATTCTCATGCATCCAAACCCAGAGAGCG CCAAGGAAAG TGAGCAGGATGATGACATGGTGTTTGAAGAATTTGCCCGTGATCAACTCAAGGATGAACTGCAAGCTGAAgaaaaggaggaagaggaggatgatGAGAAATAG